In the Pseudonocardia cypriaca genome, one interval contains:
- a CDS encoding cytochrome P450, with protein MTTAPTTAPDPLAAFSDPGWLSGDRTEVYRTLREDFPVLQAGPARVVSRYADAETVLRNPTGRMQPPGRDLPEWFPAGAAARRLRANMVQTDGEVHRRLRGAVAPLFTARRSEELRAAAAAEVASELDRVLSAGQPFDAVAELAARIPRGVLRLLIGMPDEDWALMLDTQVDFLMIFSPFPLEPAQQARLDEVSQFYFDYFDGFLGRTTRPTPLVERLLAAESDGRLSHDEVLSLMHTVLDAGFETTRTSIANLVEYLAERPELLDTARRNPATQVGIREELLRLRAPVQVANRIPAEDVVASNGTVLPAGEQVLVVIGAANTDDRAFPEPDRMDPHRQNAAQHLAFGMGLHHCLGAPLARIQLAETLAGLAERVGAIRADGGAPRFPSLIFPSLASLPVRFSSR; from the coding sequence ATGACGACCGCCCCCACCACCGCGCCCGATCCGCTCGCTGCCTTCTCCGATCCTGGCTGGCTGTCCGGCGACCGGACCGAGGTCTACCGGACGCTCCGGGAGGACTTCCCCGTCCTCCAGGCCGGCCCGGCCCGCGTCGTGTCCCGCTACGCCGATGCGGAGACCGTGCTGCGGAATCCCACGGGCCGGATGCAGCCACCCGGCCGGGACCTGCCCGAGTGGTTCCCGGCCGGCGCCGCGGCCCGCCGGTTGCGGGCCAACATGGTGCAGACCGACGGCGAGGTGCACCGGCGGCTCCGCGGGGCCGTCGCGCCGCTGTTCACCGCCCGTCGGTCGGAGGAGCTGCGGGCCGCCGCGGCGGCCGAGGTGGCCTCGGAGCTGGACCGGGTCCTGTCCGCCGGGCAGCCGTTCGACGCCGTCGCCGAGCTGGCCGCCCGCATCCCCCGCGGGGTGCTGCGCCTGCTCATCGGCATGCCGGACGAGGACTGGGCTCTCATGCTGGACACCCAGGTCGACTTCCTGATGATCTTTTCGCCGTTCCCGCTCGAGCCGGCGCAGCAGGCCCGCCTCGACGAGGTCTCGCAGTTCTACTTCGACTACTTCGACGGGTTCCTCGGTCGGACGACCCGGCCGACGCCCCTGGTCGAGCGGTTGCTCGCTGCGGAGTCGGACGGCCGGCTCAGCCACGACGAGGTGCTCTCGCTGATGCACACCGTGCTCGATGCCGGTTTCGAGACGACCCGGACGTCCATCGCCAACCTCGTCGAGTACCTCGCCGAGCGCCCAGAGCTCCTCGATACCGCTCGCCGCAACCCGGCGACCCAGGTCGGCATCCGCGAGGAGCTGCTGCGGCTGCGGGCGCCGGTGCAGGTGGCGAATCGCATCCCGGCGGAGGACGTCGTCGCCTCCAACGGCACGGTGCTCCCCGCCGGCGAGCAGGTGCTGGTCGTCATCGGTGCCGCCAACACCGATGACCGGGCTTTCCCCGAGCCCGACCGGATGGACCCGCACCGGCAGAACGCCGCCCAGCATCTCGCGTTCGGAATGGGGCTGCACCACTGCCTCGGAGCGCCGCTCGCGCGGATCCAGCTCGCCGAGACGCTGGCGGGCCTCGCCGAGAGGGTGGGCGCGATCCGCGCCGACGGAGGCGCCCCCCGCTTCCCATCGCTGATCTTCCCCTCCCTGGCCTCACTGCCCGTCCGGTTCAGCTCGCGGTGA
- a CDS encoding LLM class flavin-dependent oxidoreductase, with protein MNPLLGDNPLKLGLFCTNGSGASQTLVPEAPSTSWDFSLRTARAAEAAGFEAVVPFARWKGYAENRPTHKTGTVMDPFTWAAGIAAATERIGVFATSHAPTIHPIFAAKQAATVDHISGGRFALNVVGGWNKPELEMFGAPLREHDERYDHLAEWLEVLQRLWTETEEFDFHGRFYDVVGGVSMPKPLQAHIPIMNAGGSARGMRFAAEHADLCFVVVQSEEEAGIRAQVEGYRRTAREGFDRDVKVWTHTVVVQRDSQAEADAYLHRFAVEYEDTESVDAWMRLQGAHTQLMPPEVQLLMRQRFAAGAGGFPLVGTAETIAERLALLSAAGIDGVLLTWVDYDAGIADFVRDVLPRLEAAGLRKPATAVPAATAARVEVPA; from the coding sequence ATGAACCCGCTCCTGGGAGACAACCCGCTCAAGCTGGGCCTGTTCTGCACCAACGGCAGCGGTGCGTCCCAGACGCTCGTGCCGGAGGCGCCCAGCACGTCGTGGGACTTCTCGCTCCGGACGGCCCGGGCGGCCGAGGCCGCGGGCTTCGAGGCCGTCGTCCCGTTCGCCCGCTGGAAGGGCTACGCGGAGAACCGGCCGACGCACAAGACGGGCACCGTCATGGACCCGTTCACCTGGGCGGCGGGCATCGCGGCGGCCACGGAGCGGATCGGGGTCTTCGCCACGTCGCACGCGCCGACGATCCATCCGATCTTCGCGGCGAAGCAGGCGGCGACCGTCGACCACATTTCCGGCGGACGCTTCGCGCTGAACGTCGTGGGCGGATGGAACAAGCCCGAGCTGGAGATGTTCGGCGCCCCGTTGCGGGAGCACGACGAGCGCTACGACCACCTCGCCGAGTGGCTCGAGGTACTGCAGCGGCTGTGGACCGAGACCGAGGAGTTCGACTTCCACGGCCGGTTCTACGACGTGGTCGGTGGGGTGTCGATGCCGAAGCCGTTGCAGGCGCACATTCCGATCATGAATGCGGGTGGTTCTGCGCGGGGGATGCGGTTCGCTGCCGAGCATGCCGATCTGTGCTTCGTGGTCGTGCAGTCCGAGGAGGAGGCCGGGATCCGGGCGCAGGTGGAGGGCTACCGCCGGACCGCGCGGGAGGGGTTCGACCGCGACGTGAAGGTGTGGACGCACACCGTGGTCGTCCAGCGGGACTCGCAGGCCGAGGCCGACGCCTACCTGCACCGGTTCGCCGTCGAGTACGAGGACACCGAGAGCGTCGACGCCTGGATGCGGCTGCAAGGTGCGCACACCCAGCTCATGCCACCGGAGGTGCAGTTGCTGATGCGCCAGCGGTTCGCGGCCGGTGCAGGCGGCTTCCCGCTCGTGGGCACGGCGGAGACGATCGCCGAGCGGCTGGCGCTGCTCAGCGCGGCGGGCATCGACGGCGTGCTGCTGACGTGGGTGGACTACGACGCCGGCATCGCCGACTTCGTGCGCGACGTGCTGCCGCGGCTCGAGGCAGCCGGTCTTCGCAAGCCGGCAACCGCCGTTCCAGCGGCCACGGCCGCGCGGGTGGAGGTGCCGGCGTGA
- the dapA gene encoding 4-hydroxy-tetrahydrodipicolinate synthase — protein sequence MKFRSDPARIRGSIAPVITPFTDDGALDLESLRGLVRWQLESGSHGISIGGSTGEPGAQTVTERITAIRTVAEVVDDSVPFVPGTGSAKLDETLEITAAARDAGADAALVITPYYARPTQDALYTWYATVAREFPDLPIVIYNVPSRTAVDIAPETVARLFHDHDNLVGIKETTKDFEHFSRVLHRCGRSLLVWSGIELLGLPLLALGGAGFISAVTNLAPWAVARMYEAWEAGDHETARELHYGLHPLVDLLFVETNPAPAKWVLHTQGRIASAHVRPPLLPLSQAGESRVRVLLDRGDRVLGHC from the coding sequence GTGAAGTTCCGCAGCGACCCCGCGCGCATCCGCGGCTCGATCGCACCGGTCATCACCCCGTTCACCGACGACGGCGCACTCGATCTGGAGTCGTTGCGCGGCCTCGTCCGCTGGCAGCTGGAGTCGGGTTCGCACGGCATCTCCATCGGCGGCTCCACGGGGGAGCCCGGGGCCCAGACGGTCACGGAACGGATCACCGCCATTCGCACGGTCGCCGAGGTCGTCGACGACTCGGTGCCGTTCGTCCCGGGAACGGGCTCGGCGAAACTCGACGAGACGCTCGAGATCACCGCGGCGGCGCGGGACGCCGGCGCCGACGCGGCGCTGGTGATCACGCCCTACTACGCCCGGCCGACCCAGGACGCCCTCTACACCTGGTACGCGACCGTCGCCCGCGAGTTCCCGGACCTGCCGATCGTCATCTACAACGTGCCGTCGCGCACCGCTGTCGACATCGCGCCGGAGACCGTCGCGCGGCTGTTCCACGACCACGACAACCTCGTCGGGATCAAGGAGACGACGAAGGACTTCGAGCACTTCTCCCGCGTCCTGCACCGGTGCGGGCGCAGCCTGCTCGTCTGGTCCGGGATCGAACTGCTGGGATTGCCGCTGCTCGCCCTCGGCGGCGCCGGGTTCATCAGCGCCGTCACCAACCTCGCCCCGTGGGCCGTCGCCCGCATGTACGAGGCGTGGGAGGCCGGCGACCACGAGACCGCACGCGAGCTGCACTACGGCCTTCATCCGCTGGTCGACCTGCTGTTCGTGGAGACCAACCCGGCACCGGCCAAGTGGGTCCTGCACACCCAGGGCCGGATCGCGTCCGCCCACGTCCGCCCGCCGCTGCTGCCGCTCTCGCAGGCAGGCGAATCCCGGGTCCGCGTCCTGCTCGACCGGGGCGACCGGGTGCTCGGCCACTGCTAG
- a CDS encoding alpha/beta fold hydrolase, whose protein sequence is MDLPLVEVPGGRVEYEDVPGDRALAPLLFLHEGLGSVRLWRRFHHRLAAATGRRAVAFSRLGHGGSDLPPGKRTPRYMHDEATEVVPAVRAALGLDGVVLVGHSDGGSIALLHAGTAAVEGVVVLAPHVFVEEAGLRGIEQARRDYVDGDLRSRMARYHRDPDVTFWNWNDGWLDGAFRDWDIRPELAGITCPVLGVQGTADPYGTVVHVEAVRDRAAGPVTLEVLDCGHAPHLERPGETDAAVKEFLRSLE, encoded by the coding sequence ATGGACCTTCCGCTCGTCGAGGTGCCCGGCGGGCGCGTCGAGTACGAGGACGTGCCCGGCGACCGCGCCCTGGCCCCGCTGCTCTTCCTGCACGAGGGCCTCGGCTCGGTGCGGCTGTGGCGACGGTTCCACCACCGGCTCGCCGCCGCCACCGGCCGGCGGGCGGTCGCCTTCTCCCGCCTCGGCCACGGCGGGTCCGACCTCCCGCCCGGCAAGCGGACGCCCCGCTACATGCACGACGAGGCCACCGAGGTGGTCCCGGCGGTGCGCGCGGCGCTCGGGCTGGACGGGGTGGTGCTCGTCGGGCACAGCGACGGCGGCTCGATCGCGCTGCTGCACGCGGGCACGGCGGCCGTCGAGGGGGTCGTCGTCCTCGCCCCGCACGTCTTCGTCGAGGAGGCGGGGCTGCGCGGCATCGAGCAGGCCCGCCGCGACTACGTCGATGGCGACCTGCGGTCCCGGATGGCCCGGTACCACCGCGACCCGGACGTCACGTTCTGGAACTGGAACGACGGCTGGCTCGACGGCGCCTTCCGCGACTGGGACATCCGGCCCGAGCTGGCCGGGATCACCTGCCCGGTGCTGGGCGTGCAGGGCACGGCGGACCCGTACGGAACGGTGGTGCACGTGGAAGCGGTGCGCGACCGGGCCGCCGGGCCGGTGACGCTCGAGGTGCTCGACTGCGGCCACGCCCCGCACCTGGAGCGGCCCGGCGAGACCGACGCCGCCGTCAAGGAGTTCCTGCGCTCCCTGGAGTGA
- a CDS encoding fumarylacetoacetate hydrolase family protein, producing the protein MRLARFRLPGGTSGFGVVAGDVIVRLDQRVGSFEQLLADPVAPSPDDPTIPLDDIDWLPPVGDHPKIVCVGFNYPSHASEAERGPAQDAPTHPTLFTRFPDSLVGAGAPVVRPAGEDSLDWEGEAALVIGRPGRRIPPEEAWSHIAGVTCLAENSVRTWQLHSTQAAAGKNWPGSGAAGPWLTSTDELGDGPLRVTTRLNGDLVQDDTTDRLTFQFADLVAYVSTFTPLRPGDLIATGTPRGIGYRMDPPRFLRPGDVLEVEVSGVGVLRNGVVDEVAQDRVPQPVGRAAR; encoded by the coding sequence GTGAGATTGGCCCGGTTCCGGCTCCCCGGCGGGACGTCCGGGTTCGGTGTCGTCGCGGGCGACGTCATCGTCCGGCTCGACCAGCGCGTGGGCTCCTTCGAGCAGTTGCTGGCCGATCCGGTTGCACCGAGCCCGGACGACCCCACGATCCCGCTGGACGACATCGACTGGCTCCCCCCGGTCGGTGACCACCCGAAGATCGTCTGCGTCGGCTTCAACTACCCGTCGCATGCGTCCGAGGCCGAGCGCGGCCCTGCACAGGACGCTCCCACCCACCCGACGTTGTTCACCCGGTTCCCTGACTCGCTCGTCGGGGCGGGCGCCCCCGTGGTCCGGCCGGCCGGCGAGGACTCCCTTGACTGGGAGGGCGAGGCGGCCCTCGTGATCGGGCGGCCCGGCCGGCGCATCCCGCCGGAGGAGGCCTGGTCGCACATCGCCGGTGTCACCTGCCTCGCCGAGAACAGCGTGCGCACGTGGCAGCTGCACTCGACGCAGGCGGCGGCCGGGAAGAACTGGCCGGGCAGCGGCGCAGCCGGGCCATGGCTCACCTCGACCGACGAACTGGGGGACGGGCCACTGCGCGTCACGACCCGGCTCAACGGCGACCTCGTGCAGGACGACACGACCGACCGGCTCACGTTCCAGTTCGCCGATCTCGTCGCCTACGTCAGCACGTTCACGCCGCTGCGCCCCGGCGACCTCATCGCGACCGGGACCCCGCGGGGGATCGGCTACCGGATGGACCCTCCGCGGTTCCTGCGGCCGGGCGACGTGCTGGAGGTGGAGGTGTCCGGCGTGGGAGTACTGCGCAACGGTGTCGTGGACGAGGTGGCGCAGGACCGGGTCCCGCAGCCGGTGGGGCGGGCGGCGCGATGA
- a CDS encoding LysR family transcriptional regulator, which translates to MDTRIPLRRLEVFCLVVDEGGVTRAAERLLVAQPGVSAQLRSLEKALGAALFVRAGSKVALTEAGDRLYHWAKEVLAGGAQVQRDIDDLARGVAGSLRVASSMAIGTYLLPPLMTQLRKDRPGADITVHISEPAAALRAAEIGEVDFSVTTWLDDPGPETLHAEKLWEEPLVLCAAPHGPPSVDSVDLAEVATLPLVGVPSGVAFHKMLHDQLRRHGIGELPTVIRLGHAEAIKQAVALNGWVCLASAYCVADDVTAGRLRTVRIRDATLVEGIGLYHRTAKYFSPLQDAALGALRQTADAKRRATSTV; encoded by the coding sequence ATGGACACGCGCATCCCGTTGCGGCGGCTGGAGGTGTTCTGCCTGGTCGTCGACGAGGGCGGCGTCACCCGGGCCGCGGAGCGGCTCCTCGTCGCACAGCCCGGGGTGTCGGCGCAGCTACGGTCCCTCGAGAAGGCCCTCGGCGCCGCCCTCTTCGTGCGGGCCGGCAGCAAGGTCGCCCTCACCGAGGCCGGCGACCGGCTCTACCACTGGGCGAAGGAGGTGCTGGCCGGCGGCGCACAGGTGCAGCGTGACATCGATGACCTCGCCCGGGGCGTCGCCGGGTCGTTGCGGGTCGCCTCGAGCATGGCGATCGGCACCTACCTGTTGCCGCCGCTCATGACCCAGCTGCGGAAGGACCGGCCGGGGGCGGACATCACCGTGCACATCAGCGAGCCCGCCGCCGCCCTGCGCGCCGCCGAGATCGGGGAGGTCGACTTCTCGGTCACCACCTGGCTCGACGACCCTGGGCCGGAGACGCTGCATGCGGAGAAGCTGTGGGAGGAGCCACTCGTCCTCTGCGCCGCTCCCCACGGACCGCCCTCGGTCGACTCGGTCGACCTCGCTGAGGTCGCGACGTTGCCGCTGGTCGGCGTGCCGTCAGGGGTCGCGTTCCACAAGATGCTGCACGACCAGCTGCGCCGCCACGGGATCGGCGAGCTGCCGACCGTGATCAGGCTCGGCCACGCCGAGGCGATCAAGCAGGCGGTGGCCCTCAACGGCTGGGTGTGTCTGGCCTCGGCCTACTGCGTTGCCGACGACGTCACGGCCGGTCGGCTTCGTACGGTGCGGATCCGGGACGCGACCCTCGTCGAGGGGATCGGTCTCTACCACCGGACGGCCAAGTACTTCTCCCCGCTGCAGGACGCCGCCCTCGGCGCACTACGGCAGACCGCCGACGCGAAGCGTCGCGCGACATCCACCGTGTGA
- a CDS encoding TIGR03619 family F420-dependent LLM class oxidoreductase has translation MTELTIGLGAPISGAWATPENLVRVAAEAEELGYASLWTLQRLLVGTDQDLHPVYHSVLDPVAALAFAAARTSRIRLGIGVINLPFVPPAYLAKQAATLDVLSGGRLDLGLGVGWSPAEFAASGASTERRGPRTVEYVQVLHTLWADEVSEFDGEFYTVPPSRMLPKPVQRPGPPVLLGGGVPAALQRAGRIADGWISSSGADLRRLADDVALVHKGAEEAGKDPAAVRVIVRGVVRVDGPADRLLSGPYDKIREDAAWLAGQGVTELFYDLNYDRAIGSPEADPAAGLDRALTILHALRP, from the coding sequence GTGACTGAGCTGACGATCGGACTGGGAGCGCCGATCTCCGGCGCGTGGGCGACCCCGGAGAACCTCGTGCGGGTGGCGGCGGAGGCAGAGGAGCTGGGGTACGCGTCCCTGTGGACGCTGCAGCGGCTCCTCGTGGGAACCGACCAGGACCTGCATCCGGTCTACCACAGCGTGCTGGACCCGGTCGCCGCGCTGGCGTTCGCCGCCGCCCGCACCTCCCGGATCCGGCTGGGCATCGGCGTGATCAACCTGCCGTTCGTCCCGCCCGCGTACCTGGCGAAGCAGGCGGCCACCCTCGACGTGCTGTCGGGCGGGCGGCTCGACCTCGGGCTCGGGGTGGGCTGGTCGCCCGCCGAGTTCGCGGCCTCGGGGGCCTCCACCGAGCGGCGCGGGCCGCGGACCGTCGAGTACGTGCAGGTCCTGCACACGCTGTGGGCCGACGAGGTGAGCGAGTTCGACGGCGAGTTCTACACCGTGCCGCCGAGCCGGATGCTGCCGAAGCCCGTGCAGCGGCCCGGCCCGCCCGTGCTCCTCGGCGGCGGCGTGCCGGCCGCGCTGCAGCGCGCGGGACGCATCGCCGACGGCTGGATCAGCAGCAGCGGCGCCGACCTGCGGCGGCTCGCCGACGACGTCGCGCTCGTCCACAAGGGTGCTGAGGAAGCCGGGAAGGACCCGGCGGCGGTCCGCGTGATCGTCCGGGGTGTCGTGCGCGTGGACGGGCCGGCCGACCGGCTGCTGTCCGGCCCCTACGACAAGATCCGCGAGGACGCGGCGTGGCTGGCCGGGCAGGGGGTCACCGAGCTGTTCTACGACCTCAACTACGACCGTGCCATCGGGAGCCCGGAGGCGGACCCGGCGGCGGGCCTCGACCGGGCTTTGACGATCCTGCACGCGCTGCGGCCCTAG
- a CDS encoding dihydrodipicolinate synthase family protein, which translates to MELSGVYVPLITPFTPGGEVDPAALDRLAREAVAAGAAGIVALGTTGEPEGLEDAERRAVLDVCAAVRRDTGTTLVVGAGGSGTRRSAAALAALAAWPEVDAALVPVPAFVRPTEAGVVRHFEDLCLRSPVPLIAYHVPHRTARPLGGPALRGLAALPGVAGMKHAVPALDADAVTLLADPPPGFAVLAGDDVMAAPLLALGAAGGILASAHLCTPRWVAMVDAWRAGDAARARELGAPLAPLAAALFAEPNPTVIKAVLHATGRIASPDVRLPLLPPDPATVAAALNRLAATELTCGSD; encoded by the coding sequence ATGGAGCTCTCGGGGGTGTACGTCCCGCTGATCACGCCGTTCACGCCGGGCGGGGAGGTGGACCCGGCCGCACTGGACCGGCTGGCGCGCGAGGCCGTGGCGGCGGGCGCGGCCGGGATCGTGGCGCTGGGCACCACCGGCGAGCCCGAAGGACTGGAGGACGCCGAACGCCGCGCCGTGCTCGACGTCTGCGCCGCCGTGCGCCGCGACACCGGAACGACCCTGGTCGTGGGCGCGGGCGGGAGCGGGACGCGGCGCAGTGCCGCCGCGCTGGCGGCACTCGCGGCGTGGCCAGAGGTGGACGCGGCGCTGGTGCCCGTGCCGGCGTTCGTCCGGCCGACCGAGGCGGGCGTGGTGCGCCACTTCGAGGACCTGTGCCTGCGCAGCCCGGTGCCACTGATCGCCTACCACGTCCCGCACCGCACGGCCCGGCCTCTCGGCGGCCCCGCGCTGCGTGGCCTCGCCGCGCTGCCCGGCGTCGCCGGGATGAAGCACGCCGTCCCGGCGCTGGATGCCGACGCCGTGACGCTGCTCGCCGACCCGCCGCCCGGCTTCGCCGTGCTCGCGGGCGACGACGTGATGGCCGCCCCGTTGCTGGCACTCGGTGCGGCAGGCGGGATCCTCGCGTCGGCGCACCTGTGCACGCCACGCTGGGTCGCGATGGTGGACGCCTGGCGCGCCGGCGACGCGGCGCGGGCCCGCGAGCTGGGCGCCCCGCTCGCGCCGCTGGCTGCGGCCCTGTTCGCCGAGCCCAATCCCACGGTGATCAAGGCCGTGCTGCACGCAACCGGCCGGATCGCCTCGCCCGACGTGCGGCTGCCGCTGCTCCCACCCGATCCGGCCACGGTCGCCGCTGCGCTCAACCGGCTGGCGGCGACGGAGCTAACGTGCGGGAGTGACTGA
- a CDS encoding ornithine cyclodeaminase family protein — MRASVTLPAVIDAVERVLAHEAAGRAWNLDKSMASWPAPTADEPAARGSAHALGAVDLDAQLAIFKTWVNTPAGASALLTLFSAAEGTTLGVAEAGTAGALRTAAVSGVATRWLAAPDADELAVLGAGRQALRQVEAVAAVRPLRSVRVWNRTLARAEALAEQVRDGLGLETIVAGSVADATKDAPIVTLITRASEPFLRAEHLAPGTHLNAVGAILPTHAEFEPALLGESALTVVDSLPTARRGSRELREFYGADADEWADVRTLADVVAGSVARPCDPRCTVFKGMGMGLSDLAVAGLLTGGTS, encoded by the coding sequence GTGCGCGCGTCGGTGACGCTGCCCGCGGTGATCGACGCCGTGGAGCGGGTCCTCGCGCACGAGGCCGCGGGCCGGGCCTGGAACCTCGACAAGTCGATGGCGAGCTGGCCTGCGCCCACGGCGGACGAGCCGGCCGCGCGGGGGAGTGCCCACGCCCTGGGGGCGGTGGACCTCGACGCGCAGCTCGCGATCTTCAAGACCTGGGTGAACACCCCGGCCGGGGCCAGCGCGCTGCTCACGCTGTTCTCCGCGGCCGAGGGGACCACGCTCGGCGTGGCCGAGGCGGGCACGGCGGGAGCCCTGCGGACCGCGGCGGTCTCCGGCGTCGCCACCCGCTGGCTCGCCGCCCCGGACGCCGACGAGCTGGCCGTGCTCGGCGCCGGCCGGCAAGCGCTGCGGCAGGTCGAGGCAGTCGCCGCGGTTCGCCCTCTGCGATCCGTGCGAGTCTGGAATCGGACGCTCGCGCGGGCCGAGGCACTGGCCGAGCAGGTCCGGGACGGGCTCGGCCTGGAGACGATCGTCGCCGGTTCCGTCGCCGACGCCACCAAGGACGCCCCGATCGTCACGCTGATCACCCGGGCGTCCGAGCCGTTCCTGCGGGCCGAGCACCTCGCGCCCGGGACCCATCTCAACGCCGTGGGCGCGATCCTGCCGACCCACGCCGAGTTCGAGCCCGCACTGCTCGGCGAGTCCGCGCTCACCGTCGTCGACAGCCTGCCCACCGCCCGGAGGGGTTCCCGCGAGCTGCGCGAGTTCTACGGCGCCGACGCCGACGAGTGGGCAGATGTCCGGACTCTCGCCGACGTCGTCGCGGGCAGCGTTGCCCGGCCGTGTGACCCGCGCTGCACCGTCTTCAAGGGCATGGGTATGGGCCTGTCCGACCTGGCCGTGGCCGGCCTGCTCACCGGAGGTACGTCGTGA
- a CDS encoding MFS transporter has product MSAPTAPPSARRVALAGLVGTTIEWYDFFIYGTAAALVFGPQFFPGASPVAGTLAALSTFAIGFVARPVGGALMGHFGDRIGRRSMLVLSLLVMGLGTLVIGLLPTYASIGVAAPVLLVVLRFVQGLGVGGEWGGATLLALEHAPPGRRTLYSSFPQVGLPLGVVLASVVFLAVRLAADDAAFAGWAWRIPFLASALLVAFGLVLRLRLDESPEFEQVRSRRAVRRSPLLDVLRRPRTLLPAAGLNILASAVGNIVLVFTLTYVATRGLVPSSTMLAVTVATALVWAAAIPLSAVLAQRYGRRPVIVVAVVVLTLWAFPYFWLVDTGSVTGVVLACTVGGAGIGLATGPYGAFIAEAFPAAVRYSGSSVAYAIGGVLGGALAPIVATVLLSATGGSTAVSAYLVGLGIVSLAATLALRSPHVAAEEESPTPVAAPAAAPAPLPDGRTS; this is encoded by the coding sequence ATGTCCGCGCCCACCGCCCCTCCGAGCGCCCGTCGGGTCGCGCTCGCCGGTCTCGTCGGGACCACGATCGAGTGGTACGACTTCTTCATCTACGGCACGGCCGCCGCGCTGGTGTTCGGGCCGCAGTTCTTCCCGGGCGCTTCGCCGGTCGCCGGCACCCTGGCCGCGCTGTCGACGTTCGCGATCGGGTTCGTCGCCCGCCCGGTGGGCGGCGCTCTCATGGGCCACTTCGGGGACCGGATCGGCCGCCGCAGCATGCTGGTGCTGTCGCTGCTCGTGATGGGCCTCGGAACGCTGGTGATCGGCCTCCTGCCGACCTATGCGTCGATCGGCGTGGCGGCCCCGGTCCTGCTGGTGGTGCTCCGCTTCGTCCAGGGACTGGGTGTCGGCGGCGAATGGGGCGGCGCGACGCTGCTCGCACTGGAGCACGCCCCGCCCGGACGGCGCACCCTCTACAGCTCGTTCCCACAGGTCGGGCTGCCGTTGGGAGTCGTGCTGGCGAGCGTGGTGTTCCTCGCGGTCCGGCTCGCCGCCGACGACGCGGCGTTCGCCGGCTGGGCCTGGCGCATCCCGTTCCTGGCCAGCGCCCTGCTGGTCGCCTTCGGGTTGGTCCTGCGGCTGCGGCTGGACGAGAGCCCCGAGTTCGAGCAGGTGCGCAGCCGGCGCGCGGTGCGCCGTTCGCCACTGCTCGACGTGCTCCGCCGACCGCGGACGCTCCTGCCCGCGGCCGGGCTGAACATCCTGGCCTCGGCGGTCGGCAACATCGTGCTGGTCTTCACCCTGACCTACGTCGCGACGCGCGGGCTCGTGCCCTCGTCCACGATGCTCGCGGTCACCGTCGCCACTGCGCTGGTCTGGGCGGCAGCGATCCCCCTCTCCGCTGTGCTGGCGCAGCGGTACGGACGACGTCCGGTGATCGTCGTCGCCGTCGTCGTGCTGACGTTGTGGGCCTTCCCGTACTTCTGGCTCGTCGACACCGGCTCTGTCACGGGTGTCGTACTCGCCTGCACCGTCGGCGGAGCCGGCATCGGCCTCGCGACCGGCCCGTACGGCGCCTTCATCGCCGAAGCGTTCCCCGCAGCGGTCCGCTACAGCGGCTCGTCGGTCGCGTACGCCATCGGTGGCGTCCTCGGCGGGGCACTCGCCCCGATCGTCGCGACCGTCCTGCTGTCGGCCACCGGCGGCTCGACCGCTGTCTCCGCCTACCTCGTCGGCCTCGGCATCGTCAGCCTGGCCGCCACCCTCGCACTCCGCAGCCCGCACGTGGCCGCGGAGGAGGAGAGCCCCACCCCGGTGGCGGCACCCGCTGCGGCGCCGGCACCCCTGCCCGATGGGAGAACGTCATGA